A DNA window from Gemella massiliensis contains the following coding sequences:
- a CDS encoding ABC transporter ATP-binding protein, with protein MILEFRNIEKKFGDKKVLKGVNFTAKSGVANGYLGRNGSGKTTSFRILLNIFKADKGEILIDGKPINHNDIKIGYLPEERGMYDGIGLVDQLAYFGMLKGMTKSAAKTEAKRWLDFFELEDNKKALKTLSKGNAQKVQIIQSVINNPDILVFDEPFSGLDPVNVGKLKEIITNFIKKDKLVIFSSHQMPVVETFCEDINILEKGKIVLSGNLDYIKKQLGHGKMLLSVSDIQAEELLANLKTIPLGIDYSLNNDMVLLDFKEEEAKKKLFYKLSQSNFNVEELKLYKPSLEEIFVESIGGK; from the coding sequence ATGATTTTGGAATTTAGAAATATAGAAAAAAAATTTGGTGATAAAAAAGTCCTTAAAGGAGTAAATTTCACCGCTAAAAGTGGTGTTGCAAACGGATATTTAGGGAGAAACGGTAGTGGTAAAACGACGAGTTTTCGAATATTGTTAAATATATTCAAGGCTGATAAAGGAGAAATTTTAATTGACGGTAAACCTATTAATCATAATGACATAAAAATAGGATATCTTCCGGAAGAGCGTGGTATGTATGACGGCATCGGTTTAGTAGACCAATTAGCGTATTTCGGAATGTTAAAAGGGATGACAAAATCGGCAGCAAAAACCGAAGCGAAACGTTGGTTAGATTTTTTTGAATTGGAGGATAATAAAAAAGCGTTAAAAACTTTGTCAAAAGGTAATGCCCAAAAGGTACAAATTATTCAGAGTGTTATTAATAATCCGGATATTTTAGTTTTTGATGAACCTTTTAGCGGACTTGATCCTGTTAACGTCGGAAAATTGAAAGAAATTATTACAAACTTTATAAAAAAAGATAAACTCGTTATTTTTTCTTCACATCAAATGCCGGTCGTTGAAACTTTCTGTGAAGATATTAATATATTGGAAAAAGGAAAAATAGTTTTGAGCGGTAACTTAGATTACATAAAAAAACAACTTGGGCATGGTAAAATGCTGTTAAGTGTCAGCGATATTCAAGCAGAAGAATTACTTGCTAATCTTAAAACTATTCCGCTCGGGATTGATTATTCATTGAACAACGATATGGTTCTCCTTGATTTTAAAGAAGAAGAAGCTAAGAAAAAACTTTTTTATAAGTTGTCACAAAGTAATTTTAATGTTGAAGAGTTAAAACTTTATAAACCATCTTTAGAAGAGATTTTTGTAGAAAGTATCGGGGGTAAGTAA
- a CDS encoding dicarboxylate/amino acid:cation symporter, which yields MSIYKRIPLLVKLIAAIALGIILGGILPTSIIRVFVTFSSIFSSFLGFTIPLIIVGFIVPGISQVSNNAGKLLGLSTGVAYISTLIAGTFAFIVAKLVLPGILANATLQTFQNPEELMLKGYIEFKMNPIFDVTTALIISFVLGIGISAVKSEGLKQGFNDFGEIIEKLLSVVIIPLLPLYILGVFMNITASGEVFKILKIFIFVFAVILVLHIIIILAQYTLAGTVNGRNPFKMLANIIPAYMTAVGTQSSAATIPVTLRSTKNMGVDKNIANFTIPLFATIHLSGSTITLTTCATAVYWLQHGAIFPTTAVMIKFIILLGVTMVAAPGVPGGAVMAALGLLQSVLGFNEIMLSLMIALYITQDSFGTACNISGDGALSAIVDKLNQILFKKKKTT from the coding sequence ATGAGTATTTATAAAAGAATTCCATTGCTCGTTAAATTAATAGCAGCTATAGCACTAGGTATTATTTTAGGGGGTATTTTACCAACATCTATTATCCGAGTATTCGTGACATTTTCATCAATATTTAGTTCATTTTTAGGGTTTACTATTCCACTAATTATCGTCGGATTTATTGTCCCGGGGATTAGTCAAGTATCAAATAACGCCGGAAAACTTCTGGGACTTTCAACCGGAGTGGCTTATATTTCTACTTTGATAGCGGGAACGTTCGCTTTTATCGTGGCTAAACTGGTTCTTCCGGGCATATTGGCTAATGCAACCCTACAAACATTTCAAAATCCGGAAGAGCTAATGCTTAAAGGTTATATCGAATTTAAAATGAACCCTATTTTTGATGTAACAACAGCACTTATTATTTCGTTTGTTTTAGGAATAGGCATTTCTGCTGTAAAATCAGAAGGTTTAAAACAAGGATTTAATGATTTTGGCGAGATTATTGAAAAATTACTTTCAGTTGTAATTATTCCGTTACTTCCATTGTATATCCTAGGGGTATTTATGAATATTACCGCTTCAGGTGAAGTATTTAAAATTTTAAAAATCTTTATTTTTGTTTTTGCGGTGATTTTAGTCTTACATATTATCATTATTCTTGCTCAATATACTCTTGCCGGAACCGTAAATGGACGTAATCCGTTTAAAATGCTGGCAAACATCATTCCGGCTTATATGACAGCCGTAGGAACTCAGTCATCAGCAGCAACTATTCCGGTAACACTTCGCAGCACTAAAAATATGGGAGTAGATAAAAATATTGCTAATTTTACAATTCCCTTATTTGCTACTATTCATTTATCAGGAAGCACAATCACATTAACCACTTGTGCAACAGCTGTTTACTGGCTACAACACGGTGCAATATTCCCGACAACAGCAGTAATGATTAAATTTATTATTCTTCTCGGAGTAACAATGGTAGCCGCTCCCGGTGTCCCCGGCGGTGCAGTTATGGCAGCTCTTGGTTTATTGCAATCAGTTTTAGGTTTTAATGAGATTATGTTATCATTAATGATTGCTTTATATATTACTCAAGACAGTTTTGGAACAGCTTGTAATATTTCAGGTGACGGTGCATTATCTGCAATAGTGGATAAATTAAATCAGATATTATTTAAAAAGAAAAAAACAACTTAA
- a CDS encoding ABC transporter permease: MKNFSTVFNFEFKQFFAKTSNKVILFVYLIIAIGITFVPSIMSSSIFKGEDNSSFQRSAYVIKDVTVSTDNLKEAKKYDSKEAVEKDIKEDKLDEAIVLTKDSYEYISKKSIFGNSSSEFSNAFNQNIERLVYSQNGLDLTKINEVKASVPQPKIINVSSTDNQERQAVNTVVVYVLTFIIYMTVIQFGSVVALNVVKEKSNRAMELLVITVNPITLILGKVLALSIGVLIQMGVIIGGLVVGIKLNLSNYSDKLKFVVENLDYKVVGVGLLFTLTGFVMFMFLYAAFASLVSKVEDVNGAITIPMILFIAAFFINFYLMGSSANTKLSEILSYFPLTSYFGMVTRYALTDVSYSSLWLSYGILALTTFVCALGSVKVYRLATLRYGQKLNFFKLLLGK; the protein is encoded by the coding sequence ATGAAGAATTTCAGTACGGTTTTTAATTTCGAATTTAAACAGTTTTTCGCAAAAACTTCAAACAAGGTTATTCTTTTTGTTTATCTTATAATTGCTATTGGAATAACTTTTGTTCCATCTATAATGAGCAGCAGTATTTTTAAAGGTGAAGATAATTCAAGTTTTCAACGTAGTGCCTATGTCATAAAAGATGTGACCGTTTCAACGGATAATTTAAAAGAGGCGAAAAAATATGACAGTAAGGAAGCGGTTGAAAAGGATATTAAAGAAGATAAACTGGATGAAGCGATTGTTTTAACTAAAGACAGTTATGAATATATTTCTAAAAAAAGTATTTTTGGTAACTCATCTTCTGAATTTTCTAATGCTTTTAATCAAAATATAGAGCGTTTAGTCTATTCTCAAAACGGCTTGGATTTAACTAAGATTAATGAAGTTAAAGCCAGTGTACCGCAACCTAAGATTATAAATGTAAGTTCGACGGATAACCAAGAAAGACAAGCTGTTAATACGGTAGTTGTTTATGTGCTAACATTTATTATTTATATGACAGTTATTCAATTCGGTAGTGTTGTTGCTTTAAATGTTGTTAAGGAAAAAAGCAATCGTGCCATGGAGCTTTTAGTAATTACTGTAAATCCGATAACCCTTATTTTAGGGAAAGTTCTTGCACTTTCTATCGGAGTTTTAATTCAAATGGGAGTTATTATAGGTGGACTTGTGGTAGGTATAAAGTTAAATTTATCAAATTATAGTGATAAGTTAAAATTTGTTGTTGAAAACTTAGATTACAAAGTTGTCGGCGTTGGATTGCTGTTTACTTTAACGGGATTTGTAATGTTTATGTTCTTGTATGCGGCATTCGCTTCGTTAGTTAGTAAGGTGGAAGATGTTAACGGAGCTATAACAATACCTATGATATTATTTATCGCAGCATTTTTTATTAATTTTTATTTGATGGGTTCAAGTGCTAATACAAAATTATCAGAAATATTATCGTATTTTCCATTAACTTCATATTTTGGAATGGTTACTCGTTATGCACTGACTGATGTAAGTTATTCTAGTTTATGGTTATCATATGGAATATTAGCTTTAACAACTTTTGTTTGTGCTTTGGGTAGTGTTAAAGTTTATCGCTTGGCAACATTAAGATACGGGCAAAAATTAAACTTTTTTAAACTATTGCTAGGTAAATAA
- a CDS encoding PadR family transcriptional regulator, translating into MAKLSPYETGELTDSIFFTLLVLTEPIHGYMIMQRVNELTQGKVIIGPATMYTTLAKMVAAGWIVEQEVDNSKKEYYITTKGREILNNNYKQRVFLLSVAEKILGGANNE; encoded by the coding sequence ATGGCAAAGTTAAGCCCCTATGAAACAGGAGAGTTAACTGATAGCATCTTCTTTACGTTATTGGTGTTAACTGAACCGATTCATGGGTATATGATTATGCAACGGGTGAACGAGTTAACGCAAGGTAAAGTTATTATAGGTCCTGCTACAATGTATACAACACTTGCAAAAATGGTTGCTGCTGGGTGGATTGTCGAACAAGAGGTTGATAATTCGAAAAAAGAATATTACATAACAACTAAAGGACGTGAAATTTTAAATAATAACTATAAACAACGTGTATTTCTGCTTAGTGTAGCAGAAAAAATATTAGGAGGTGCGAACAATGAGTAA
- a CDS encoding rhodanese-like domain-containing protein yields MKKFKKISTGIMGYLLAVTIAGCSSGDGLNRSAKDGKENAVEKSAIRLVNATKEGDYNLISTDELKKAIDSNEDILLIDTIPAERFAETKIKGAVNAGLPKEMKDLKQEEKDNFLKILGDNKDKKIILYCGFTSCERSHVGAVLARQAGYKNVYRYPGGIAAWLDAGNKVDK; encoded by the coding sequence ATGAAAAAATTTAAAAAAATCAGCACCGGAATAATGGGGTATCTTTTAGCAGTTACTATTGCGGGATGCAGTAGTGGGGACGGACTTAATCGTTCGGCAAAAGACGGTAAAGAAAATGCTGTAGAAAAATCTGCGATTAGGTTGGTAAACGCAACTAAAGAGGGAGATTATAATCTTATCAGTACAGATGAATTAAAAAAAGCGATTGATTCTAACGAAGATATACTTTTGATTGATACAATTCCTGCAGAGCGATTTGCTGAAACTAAAATTAAAGGAGCGGTTAATGCTGGGCTTCCTAAAGAGATGAAGGATTTAAAACAAGAAGAAAAAGATAATTTCTTGAAAATTTTAGGAGATAATAAAGATAAAAAGATTATTCTTTATTGCGGATTTACATCATGTGAAAGATCTCATGTCGGTGCTGTGCTTGCCAGACAAGCAGGATATAAAAATGTTTATAGATACCCCGGAGGTATTGCGGCGTGGTTAGATGCAGGGAATAAAGTTGATAAGTAA